The proteins below come from a single Magallana gigas chromosome 10, xbMagGiga1.1, whole genome shotgun sequence genomic window:
- the LOC109619000 gene encoding uncharacterized protein: MRKSQLHVYMLVFGLLATQNVSGFYYGINAGVTPAAAQTFCQSIGLRLAVLETLAEYEEARAFLMEYDQLWGKGDHPWIGLERDLSATTHTYKWIDGNPLAYANFGTYPWRDATTPADDPTKTCIRLDWGPGLLFKPDSCTQTKDFLCEGFHLVSSYASWSAAKSGCESNNMKLASLPNLDAHNAASQFINVKRAIASTDWSRLWFGIKCTSGNTYYHEDGSGALTYGSAFYSLPWNGFDPNGCMCGRLKRYDSNNDGFYKWTDKECWNTYPYLCKDEFVPIVITTPAPATTTTTTTTTTTTTTTTPAPTTTTVPETTTKPWWFVEYSEDGKALGKNGMTFDKSTPPARFGFIGMAIGFGVFSFIIAVICMLWFCCIRSKDDYRAQEDSDDEEEEEKRKKAFTAINAKPHGLQYIA, from the exons ATGAGGAAATCCCAACTACATGTTTATATGCTTGTGTTTGGCCTATTGGCAACTCAAAATG TGTCTGGGTTTTACTATGGAATAAATGCTGGAGTCACCCCGGCGGCCGCCCAAACCTTCTGCCAGTCCATTGGTCTAAGATTGGCTGTGCTAGAAACCCTGGCGGAGTACGAGGAAGCGAGGGCTTTCCTAATGGAATATGACCAACTCTGGGG CAAGGGCGACCATCCTTGGATTGGCCTGGAGCGCGACTTATCGGCAACAACACATACATACAAATGGATTGATGGCAATCCCTTGGCGTACGCCAATTTTGGTACATACCCTTGGAGAGATGCAACCACTCCAGCTGATGATCCTACCAAGACTTGCATCAGACTTGACTGGGGACCGGGGTTGTTGTTCAAGCCAGATTCTTGCACACAAACTAAGGATTTTCTCTGCGAAG GATTCCACCTAGTGTCATCCTACGCATCATGGAGTGCAGCAAAGTCAGGCTGTGAGTCAAACAACATGAAACTTGCCTCCTTACCAAACCTGGACGCCCACAATGCCGCTAGTCAATTCATCAACGTTAAACGGGCAATAGC TTCAACCGATTGGAGTAGGCTGTGGTTCGGAATAAAATGCACCTCCGGAAATACCTACTATCATGAAGACGGATCCGGAGCTCTGACGTACGGTTCGGCGTTTTACTCACTCCCTTGGAATGGCTTTGATCCCAATGGTTGTATGTGTGGGCGACTCAAACGTTACGACTCCAATAACGACGGTTTCTACAAATGGACGGACAAAGAGTGTTGGAATACTTACCCATATCTCTGTAAAG ACGAGTTTGTGCCCATTGTCATCACAACTCCCGCCCCCGCTACGACTACTACTACGACCACTACGACTACTACTACGACTACTACTACGCCTGCACCAACAACCACCACGGTACCTGAGACAACCACAAAACCGTGGTGGTTTGTAGAATACAGCGAAGACGGGAAAGCACTCGGAAAAAACGGAATG ACATTTGACAAATCGACTCCTCCGGCTCGCTTTGGCTTCATAGGAATGGCTATTGGTTTTGGTGTCTTCTCCTTCATCATCGCCGTCATCTGCATGCTGTGGTTCTGCTGCATCAGGTCAAAGGACGACTACCGCGCACAAGAAGACTCGGACGATGAAGAGGAGGAAGAAAAACGAAAGAAGGCGTTCACTGCTATCAACGCCAAGCCACACGGGCTTCAGTATATAGCCTAA